One genomic window of Verrucomicrobiota bacterium includes the following:
- a CDS encoding secretion system protein E → MTPIKTFGERIADALVEDGFLSKKQVEELLEQQKKEGTRLLKLILGKSYISETDLVVSMGRVLNTPPVNFARISIPPDVAGLVPREVALNHKVVPVSRLDNRLFLAMADPLNVLALDDVKRITKLEVCPMIASEKTIIDKLHNLESKAGSMKEIIAQQKQAELEAEAANLEVSKEITENISVDQLAASTEEAPVIKLANLILVQAIKERASDIHIEPFEKNVRLRYRIDGALVDVPAPPKNLHVALTSRLKILSNLDIAEGRLPQDGRMRMKVGGRDIDLRVSFLPTVHGEKCVLRILDKSNLSASIEKLGMDADTFRRFKAAVDAPHGLMLVTGPTGSGKTTTLYSALNELNNPDYNIVTVEDPVEFQIPGINQVPVNKEIGLTFASSLRSILRQDPDIIMIGEIRDEETAEIAVEAALTGHQVLSTMHCNDAAGAIARLDDMGIAPFLISSSVILACAQRLMRRICSLCKEPVTYPPKMFQDLGIDPKMFEGVTLYKGRGCDRCKNSGYAGRAAIIEVMTVTDEIRKLVINRASAMEVGKVAIAQGMKTLRVVALDKAREGISTLEQVLVLTSSH, encoded by the coding sequence ATGACGCCCATCAAAACATTCGGCGAACGCATCGCCGACGCGCTCGTGGAAGACGGCTTCCTGTCCAAGAAGCAAGTTGAAGAATTGCTGGAGCAGCAGAAGAAGGAAGGCACGCGCCTCCTCAAGCTCATTCTCGGAAAATCCTACATCAGCGAGACCGATCTCGTCGTCTCGATGGGCCGCGTGCTGAATACGCCTCCGGTCAACTTCGCCCGCATCAGCATTCCGCCGGATGTGGCGGGACTCGTGCCGCGCGAAGTGGCCCTGAACCACAAAGTCGTGCCCGTCTCCCGGCTCGACAACCGCTTGTTCCTGGCCATGGCCGATCCGTTGAACGTCCTCGCCCTCGATGACGTGAAGCGGATCACCAAACTGGAAGTCTGCCCGATGATCGCCTCGGAAAAGACGATCATCGACAAACTCCACAATTTGGAGAGCAAAGCCGGCAGCATGAAGGAAATCATCGCGCAGCAGAAGCAGGCCGAACTGGAAGCCGAAGCCGCAAACCTCGAAGTCTCCAAGGAAATCACCGAAAACATCAGCGTGGACCAACTGGCCGCTTCGACCGAGGAAGCGCCCGTGATCAAGCTCGCCAACTTGATCCTGGTCCAGGCCATCAAAGAGCGGGCGAGCGACATCCATATCGAACCCTTCGAAAAGAATGTCCGCCTCCGCTACCGAATCGACGGCGCGCTCGTCGATGTGCCAGCGCCTCCTAAAAACCTCCACGTGGCGCTGACCTCGCGGCTCAAGATTCTGAGCAACCTGGACATCGCCGAAGGCCGCCTGCCTCAGGACGGACGCATGCGCATGAAAGTCGGCGGGCGGGACATCGATTTGCGCGTTTCCTTTCTGCCCACCGTGCACGGCGAGAAATGCGTGCTCCGCATCCTGGACAAATCGAATCTCTCCGCCAGCATCGAGAAGCTCGGCATGGACGCGGATACGTTCCGGCGGTTCAAGGCCGCGGTGGATGCGCCCCACGGATTGATGCTCGTAACCGGACCCACCGGTTCGGGCAAGACCACGACACTCTATTCCGCGCTGAACGAGTTGAACAATCCGGATTACAACATCGTCACCGTCGAAGATCCGGTCGAATTTCAAATTCCCGGCATCAACCAGGTTCCCGTGAACAAAGAGATCGGTTTGACCTTCGCCTCATCGCTGCGCTCCATTCTGCGGCAAGACCCGGACATCATCATGATCGGCGAAATTCGGGACGAGGAAACGGCGGAGATAGCCGTCGAAGCCGCGCTCACGGGCCACCAGGTATTGAGCACGATGCACTGCAACGACGCCGCCGGTGCGATCGCGCGCCTTGATGACATGGGGATCGCGCCGTTCCTGATTTCCTCGTCCGTCATTCTGGCTTGCGCCCAGCGCTTGATGCGCCGCATTTGTTCGCTCTGCAAGGAACCGGTCACCTACCCGCCCAAGATGTTCCAGGATTTGGGGATCGATCCAAAAATGTTCGAAGGCGTGACGCTTTACAAAGGGCGCGGCTGCGATCGCTGCAAGAACTCGGGCTACGCCGGCCGCGCCGCGATTATCGAAGTCATGACCGTGACCGATGAAATCCGCAAACTCGTCATCAATCGGGCCAGCGCGATGGAGGTGGGGAAAGTCGCCATTGCGCAAGGCATGAAGACGCTGCGCGTCGTGGCATTGGACAAAGCGCGCGAAGGCATCTCCACCCTCGAACAGGTGCTGGTGCTGACTTCGAGCCACTGA
- a CDS encoding DUF86 domain-containing protein: protein MSAAKCRFSAAQHHSMSKDDTYLEDILHSARLIQEHLRGVSRAEFFGDILRQDAVCRRFEFIGEAARHLSPEVLKQFPDIPWRLAIGMRNRIIHDYDNVKLDVLWESAQRDLPPLVEKLDAYLTAHPPQTPPETPPAENP from the coding sequence ATGTCCGCCGCAAAATGTCGATTCTCAGCCGCACAGCACCACTCTATGTCGAAGGATGACACCTATCTGGAAGATATCCTTCATTCTGCTCGACTCATCCAGGAGCATCTGCGCGGGGTGAGCCGAGCCGAATTCTTCGGGGATATTCTTCGGCAAGATGCCGTTTGCCGCAGATTCGAGTTTATTGGCGAAGCGGCGCGTCATCTCTCGCCGGAAGTTTTGAAGCAGTTTCCTGACATCCCGTGGCGGCTCGCCATCGGGATGCGAAATCGGATTATTCACGACTATGACAACGTGAAGCTTGACGTACTGTGGGAGTCGGCGCAGCGGGATCTGCCACCGCTCGTCGAGAAACTGGATGCCTACCTCACGGCGCATCCGCCCCAGACTCCTCCGGAAACACCACCGGCCGAGAATCCCTGA
- a CDS encoding plasmid pRiA4b ORF-3 family protein — MDRTHHLKPPTVKNNSPIYQLKVVLLGSEPPVWRRLQVPAEARLDWLHAVLQVAIGWTNSHLHQFIVGEQCYSDTRHSFAEFEGDPETQEERKSTLQQIAPHAQDAFGYEYDFGDSWEHEIVVEKILPPDSSLATTARCLDGARACPPEDCGGVWGYEDLLKILKNRKHSEHKSMKEWLGRPFDAEGFDLEKVNVWLRKLKWPRVTEAQLRKVLMGRDNYHQ, encoded by the coding sequence ATGGACCGAACACATCATCTCAAACCTCCTACTGTGAAAAACAATTCCCCAATCTACCAACTGAAGGTTGTCTTGCTGGGCAGCGAACCGCCCGTCTGGCGGCGGCTTCAAGTGCCTGCGGAGGCCCGCCTCGACTGGCTGCACGCCGTCCTCCAGGTCGCCATCGGCTGGACCAACAGTCATTTGCACCAGTTCATCGTGGGCGAGCAATGCTACTCGGACACGCGCCATAGCTTTGCCGAGTTTGAGGGTGACCCGGAAACCCAGGAGGAGCGCAAATCCACTCTCCAACAAATCGCACCGCACGCGCAAGACGCCTTCGGCTACGAATACGACTTCGGCGATTCGTGGGAGCACGAGATCGTGGTGGAGAAGATCCTGCCTCCCGATTCGTCATTGGCAACGACTGCGCGTTGCCTCGATGGCGCCCGGGCGTGTCCGCCAGAGGATTGCGGCGGCGTGTGGGGCTACGAGGACCTGCTCAAGATTCTCAAGAACCGGAAACACTCCGAGCACAAAAGCATGAAGGAATGGCTGGGCCGCCCGTTCGACGCCGAAGGTTTCGACTTGGAGAAAGTCAACGTCTGGCTGCGGAAACTGAAATGGCCGCGCGTCACGGAAGCCCAGTTGCGCAAGGTTCTCATGGGCCGGGACAATTACCACCAATGA
- a CDS encoding PTS sugar transporter subunit IIC, with the protein MSVANRSFQRSLVPVLTAMSENTYLAAIRAGMVAIVPLTILGGLFTAICNLPVPGWDKKVASVLPLLQVPVTATFGLLGVFVSFAIAYDLGKRLKQEAINSASTAALVFLTLQIEVKEQSLVMAGLGSAGLFTAILVALICVRVQKFFTERNLVIRLPANVPAVVYESFLSLVPMIFLVLAFWAIRFVLGIDINHHVQTVFSPLLFALNTLPGILVYALLVTMLWSVGINGDNTLDAFVAPVFLQYLAANVEAAAKGEALPFVTALGFFTTFVNVGGTGATIALALIMFNSKEPGFRKVSRLSLPTQIFQINEPIFFGFPIVLNPVFMIPYILNALLLTAATFLLMHWGVIAKPFVNVPWTTPPVIGHYLVTGGDWRAAIWGVVSIALAMAVYYPFAKTAERQRLKTESAAEAVSIQ; encoded by the coding sequence ATGAGCGTCGCGAACCGTTCATTCCAACGTTCTCTCGTCCCGGTCCTGACGGCGATGAGCGAGAATACGTATCTGGCGGCGATCCGCGCCGGCATGGTCGCCATTGTGCCGCTGACGATTCTCGGCGGGCTTTTCACCGCGATCTGTAATCTCCCAGTGCCGGGCTGGGACAAGAAGGTCGCGTCCGTCTTGCCGCTCCTTCAAGTGCCGGTGACCGCGACCTTCGGTTTGCTGGGCGTGTTTGTGTCCTTTGCCATCGCGTATGACCTCGGCAAACGGCTCAAGCAAGAGGCGATCAACAGCGCTTCAACGGCGGCGCTGGTGTTTTTGACACTGCAGATTGAGGTGAAAGAACAAAGCCTGGTCATGGCCGGGCTGGGATCAGCGGGCTTGTTCACCGCGATTCTCGTCGCGCTGATCTGCGTGCGGGTGCAGAAATTCTTCACCGAACGCAACCTCGTCATCCGACTGCCCGCGAATGTTCCGGCGGTGGTCTATGAATCGTTCCTCTCGCTGGTGCCCATGATCTTTCTCGTGCTGGCGTTCTGGGCGATCCGGTTCGTGCTCGGCATCGACATCAATCATCACGTCCAGACTGTCTTTTCGCCGCTGCTGTTCGCGCTCAACACGCTGCCCGGCATCCTGGTGTATGCGCTTCTGGTGACGATGCTCTGGTCGGTCGGCATCAACGGCGACAACACGCTGGACGCGTTTGTCGCGCCGGTCTTCCTGCAATACCTCGCGGCCAACGTCGAAGCCGCCGCCAAGGGGGAAGCCCTTCCGTTCGTGACCGCGCTGGGTTTCTTCACCACGTTTGTCAACGTCGGCGGGACCGGCGCGACGATCGCGCTGGCGTTGATCATGTTCAATTCGAAGGAACCGGGCTTTCGCAAAGTGAGCCGTCTCTCGCTGCCGACGCAGATCTTTCAAATCAACGAGCCGATCTTTTTCGGTTTTCCGATCGTGCTCAACCCGGTGTTCATGATTCCTTACATTCTGAATGCGCTGCTGCTCACCGCCGCGACGTTTCTGCTGATGCACTGGGGCGTCATCGCAAAACCTTTTGTGAATGTCCCTTGGACCACGCCGCCGGTGATTGGCCATTACCTTGTGACGGGCGGCGACTGGCGCGCGGCCATCTGGGGCGTCGTGTCCATTGCCCTGGCCATGGCTGTCTATTATCCGTTTGCCAAGACCGCCGAGCGGCAGCGGCTCAAAACCGAATCCGCAGCGGAAGCCGTGTCAATTCAGTAG
- a CDS encoding DegT/DnrJ/EryC1/StrS family aminotransferase, giving the protein MDTLTLALFGGAPIRRTLFPRWPVFGAADERRLLRALRSGKWGKLDGGEVATFEKRFAALHGCRHGIGVVNGTVSLRLALMAAGLEAGDEVIVPSYTFYATASAVIEANGVPVFADIDLNTFNLDPAATAAAITARTRAIIPVHFAGQTADMAAFRKLGRKHGLTILEDAAHAHGGLHRDGPAGSLGHLGSFSFQSTKNLTAGEGGIITTNDDTLAECCVSLHNCGRVPSGAWYEHHLLAGNYRLGELQGALLNTQLDRLEAQTTTRDRNGRWLAARLAEFPGVFPQARPADCVRHSFHLFMLRLDGDQFGAPRSAVIHALQAEGVPCSGGYAISLNRQPMFLHKSFGPYLAGVRSKLNFRRVHCPNSDRICAQQGLWIEQRVFLGSRSDMNDVALAFEKIYENRGALARWARRLNS; this is encoded by the coding sequence ATGGATACACTGACTCTCGCGCTCTTCGGCGGCGCGCCAATCCGGCGAACCCTCTTCCCGCGCTGGCCTGTCTTCGGAGCGGCCGACGAACGCCGGTTGCTGCGCGCGTTGCGCAGCGGCAAATGGGGCAAGCTCGACGGCGGCGAAGTCGCGACCTTCGAAAAACGATTCGCCGCCCTGCACGGCTGCCGTCACGGCATCGGGGTCGTCAACGGCACGGTGTCGCTGCGCCTGGCGTTGATGGCCGCGGGACTGGAGGCCGGAGATGAAGTCATCGTGCCGTCCTACACGTTTTATGCGACGGCTTCGGCTGTTATTGAGGCAAACGGCGTGCCGGTGTTCGCCGACATCGACCTCAACACGTTCAATCTCGATCCTGCGGCCACAGCCGCGGCAATCACCGCGCGCACCCGAGCCATCATTCCCGTGCACTTCGCGGGCCAGACAGCGGACATGGCTGCCTTTCGGAAACTGGGCCGCAAGCACGGCCTGACGATCCTTGAGGATGCCGCACACGCGCACGGAGGCCTGCACCGCGATGGCCCGGCCGGTTCTCTGGGGCACCTGGGCTCCTTCTCATTTCAGTCCACCAAGAACCTCACGGCCGGCGAAGGCGGCATCATCACGACCAACGACGACACCCTCGCCGAGTGTTGCGTCTCATTGCACAACTGCGGGCGCGTTCCGTCAGGCGCCTGGTATGAGCATCATCTTCTCGCGGGCAACTATCGCCTCGGAGAATTGCAGGGCGCGCTCCTCAATACCCAACTTGATCGGCTTGAAGCTCAGACCACGACCCGCGACCGGAATGGCCGCTGGCTCGCCGCGCGCTTGGCCGAATTCCCGGGTGTCTTCCCCCAGGCGCGGCCCGCTGATTGCGTGCGCCACAGCTTCCATCTCTTCATGCTGCGGCTCGACGGAGACCAATTTGGCGCGCCCCGCTCCGCGGTGATTCACGCGTTGCAGGCCGAGGGCGTTCCTTGCTCTGGCGGGTACGCCATCTCGTTAAACCGTCAGCCAATGTTTCTCCACAAATCGTTCGGGCCCTACTTGGCTGGTGTGCGGAGCAAGCTGAACTTCCGCCGAGTTCACTGCCCGAACAGCGACCGGATTTGCGCTCAACAAGGCCTCTGGATCGAGCAACGCGTATTCCTCGGCTCGCGGTCGGACATGAACGACGTTGCTCTGGCCTTCGAGAAAATCTACGAGAACCGCGGCGCCCTGGCCCGCTGGGCCCGGCGCCTTAACTCGTGA
- a CDS encoding GNAT family N-acetyltransferase has product MNDFLIRPARAGDEPGACHVCMKTGDYGQDGEPFYRDDPDALGRIFVGPYLAFEPDFSFILEDKDGICGYALGALDSRAFYDRYEREWRPRLCAQFPMPSGDPARWTRAQTVHSWYHRPDYFTPEPYAEYPSHLHIDLLPRAQGRGLGRGMLEEVMDRLRQRGSPGAHLGVSMVNTPALGFYQHLGFRELTRVGEGRDGCIYMGKSFRQNLLRR; this is encoded by the coding sequence ATGAACGACTTCCTCATCCGCCCCGCGCGCGCCGGGGATGAACCTGGCGCTTGCCATGTCTGTATGAAGACGGGCGATTACGGCCAGGACGGCGAACCGTTTTACCGCGACGACCCGGATGCGCTGGGGCGCATCTTCGTCGGGCCATATCTGGCGTTCGAACCGGACTTCAGCTTTATCCTCGAAGACAAGGATGGCATCTGCGGCTACGCGTTGGGCGCGCTGGACTCACGCGCGTTCTATGACCGCTACGAGCGCGAATGGCGCCCGCGCCTCTGCGCGCAATTCCCGATGCCGTCCGGCGATCCTGCCCGGTGGACGCGCGCTCAAACGGTGCATTCCTGGTATCATCGCCCCGATTATTTCACACCCGAGCCGTACGCCGAATATCCGTCGCACCTGCACATCGACCTGTTGCCGCGGGCTCAAGGACGCGGTCTGGGCCGCGGAATGTTGGAGGAGGTGATGGATCGGCTGCGGCAACGCGGTTCGCCCGGCGCGCATCTCGGCGTGAGCATGGTGAACACACCGGCCCTCGGCTTTTACCAGCACCTGGGCTTCCGCGAGTTGACCCGCGTCGGCGAAGGCCGCGACGGTTGCATTTACATGGGGAAATCTTTCCGGCAAAACTTGCTCCGTCGTTGA